From the genome of Pseudomonas sp. AB6, one region includes:
- a CDS encoding UDP-N-acetylmuramoyl-L-alanyl-D-glutamate--2,6-diaminopimelate ligase, with amino-acid sequence MSSSLNKIFAHADRDLLIRELTLDSRKVRPGDLFLAIQGGKIDGRVHIVDALKRGAAAVAYEVDGATVLPITDVPLIPVKGLAAQLSDIAGRFYGDPSRNLNLVGVTGTNGKTSVTQLVAQALDQLGQHCGIVGTLGTGFYGALQSGRLTTPDPIAVQATLADLRKAGARAVAMEVSSHGLDQGRASALAFDVAVLTNLSRDHLDYHGTMEAYAAAKAKLFAWPHLRCRVINVDDDFGCQLAANRHESRLITYSVKDSSASLYCSDAHFDDDGVRATLVTAQGEHHLRSTLLGRFNLSNVLAAIGALMGLDYPLDEIMNVLPTLEGPVGRMQRLGGGRQPLVVVDYAHTPDALEKVLEALRPHAKGRLMCLFGCGGDRDRGKRPLMAEVVERLADTVLVTDDNPRTEAPTQIFDDIRKGFVAADKVNFVAGRGQAVAQLIASAQAADVIVLAGKGHEDYQEIDGQRQPFSDLEEATKALAAWEVAHA; translated from the coding sequence ATGTCTTCTAGCCTGAACAAGATTTTTGCCCATGCTGATCGCGATCTATTAATTCGCGAGTTGACCCTCGACAGCCGTAAAGTACGCCCAGGCGATCTGTTCCTGGCGATTCAGGGTGGAAAAATCGACGGTCGCGTGCACATTGTAGATGCCCTCAAGCGGGGTGCAGCGGCAGTAGCCTATGAAGTGGACGGCGCAACCGTTCTGCCGATTACCGACGTGCCGCTGATCCCTGTAAAAGGTCTGGCTGCACAGTTGTCTGACATCGCTGGGCGCTTTTATGGCGACCCGAGCCGCAACCTGAATTTGGTCGGAGTTACCGGCACCAACGGCAAAACCAGTGTCACCCAATTGGTCGCGCAAGCGCTTGATCAGCTTGGTCAGCATTGCGGGATCGTTGGCACATTGGGGACGGGTTTTTACGGTGCCCTGCAAAGCGGGCGCTTGACGACGCCCGACCCGATTGCAGTACAGGCCACCTTGGCCGACCTCAGAAAAGCCGGTGCCCGCGCTGTCGCAATGGAAGTGTCATCCCACGGTCTGGATCAAGGCCGAGCGAGCGCGTTGGCATTTGACGTTGCGGTGCTGACTAACCTGTCTCGCGACCATCTGGATTATCACGGCACAATGGAGGCCTATGCTGCCGCAAAGGCCAAGTTATTTGCTTGGCCCCATCTGCGTTGTCGGGTAATCAATGTTGATGATGATTTCGGTTGCCAGTTGGCCGCGAACAGACACGAGTCCCGCCTGATCACTTATAGCGTTAAAGACAGCAGCGCTTCGCTTTACTGCAGCGATGCGCATTTTGACGACGATGGCGTGCGCGCCACATTGGTTACTGCACAAGGCGAGCATCATCTGCGCAGTACTTTGTTGGGCCGTTTTAACCTTAGCAACGTGCTGGCTGCCATCGGCGCGTTGATGGGGCTGGATTACCCGCTGGATGAAATTATGAACGTGCTGCCGACGCTTGAAGGTCCTGTCGGTCGCATGCAGCGTTTGGGCGGTGGTCGGCAGCCTTTGGTAGTAGTTGATTACGCACATACCCCCGACGCATTGGAAAAAGTCCTCGAAGCGCTACGCCCGCACGCGAAAGGCCGTTTGATGTGCCTGTTCGGTTGCGGCGGAGACCGTGATCGTGGCAAGCGCCCCTTGATGGCGGAAGTGGTTGAGCGGCTTGCGGACACAGTGTTGGTTACAGATGACAATCCACGCACAGAAGCACCGACTCAGATTTTCGACGACATTCGTAAAGGCTTCGTCGCTGCCGACAAAGTGAACTTTGTCGCCGGTCGCGGTCAGGCGGTGGCGCAGTTGATTGCCAGCGCGCAAGCCGCTGATGTGATCGTGTTGGCGGGCAAGGGCCATGAGGACTATCAGGAAATCGACGGCCAACGTCAGCCATTTTCTGATCTCGAAGAAGCCACCAAAGCCCTGGCGGCATGGGAGGTGGCACATGCTTAA
- a CDS encoding peptidoglycan D,D-transpeptidase FtsI family protein — MMNLEGALYPWRFRVVVGLLGIMVAAICWRIIDLQVVDHKFLKEQGDARSVRHIPIPAHRGLITDRNGEPLAVSTPVTTLWANPKELQTAKDKWPALAAALGQDVKLLSDRLEAQADKEFIYLVRGLTPEQGQVVLDLKVPGVYGIEEFRRFYPAGDVTAHMVGFTDLDDHGREGVELAYDDWLAGVPGKRQVIKDRRGRLIKDVQVTKNAKAGKTLALSIDLRLQYLATRELRNAIQENDAKAGSLVIMDVKTGEVLAMVNSPTYNPNNRRTMIPAAMRNRAITDVFEPGSTMKPISMTAALDSGRWKPTDKVEVYPGTLQIGKYTIRDVTRTEGPILDLTGILINSSNVGMSKVAFDIGGEAIFHAMQRVGLGQYTGLGFPGERVGNLPNYREWRKAETATLSYGYGLSITALQLVHAYAAIANNGRIVPLTILKADTPPVAVQAIPEATAKTVQGMMQQVIEDPRGVYRARVPSYHVAGKSGTARKTVSGTKGYEENAYRSLFAGFGPMSNPRYAIVVVIDEPGKAGYYGGLVSAPVFSKVMSGTLRLMNVTPDNLAATPTQEQVNAVPAVKGGRG, encoded by the coding sequence ATGATGAACCTCGAAGGCGCCCTGTATCCCTGGCGTTTTCGCGTGGTGGTGGGTCTGCTCGGCATTATGGTGGCTGCCATTTGCTGGCGCATCATCGACCTGCAAGTGGTCGACCATAAGTTTCTCAAGGAACAGGGCGACGCTCGCAGCGTCCGTCACATTCCTATTCCCGCTCATCGTGGCTTGATCACTGACCGTAACGGCGAGCCTTTAGCCGTCAGTACGCCAGTGACAACGCTGTGGGCCAATCCGAAAGAACTGCAGACGGCCAAGGACAAATGGCCAGCGCTGGCTGCCGCCTTGGGACAAGACGTCAAGTTGCTGAGTGATCGCCTGGAGGCGCAGGCCGATAAAGAATTTATCTACCTGGTCCGCGGCCTTACGCCTGAGCAGGGTCAAGTGGTGCTTGATCTGAAAGTGCCGGGCGTTTACGGCATCGAAGAATTTCGGCGGTTTTATCCGGCCGGTGACGTTACCGCACACATGGTGGGCTTCACCGACCTCGACGACCATGGTCGCGAAGGTGTCGAGCTGGCTTACGACGACTGGCTAGCGGGTGTGCCCGGTAAGCGACAAGTGATTAAGGACCGACGCGGTCGATTGATCAAAGATGTTCAGGTCACCAAAAATGCCAAGGCCGGGAAGACCTTGGCATTGTCTATTGACCTGCGCCTGCAATACCTGGCGACTCGCGAACTGCGCAATGCCATCCAGGAAAACGACGCCAAGGCCGGAAGCCTGGTGATCATGGACGTGAAAACAGGCGAAGTGTTGGCGATGGTCAACTCGCCGACCTATAACCCGAACAACCGCCGCACCATGATCCCGGCCGCCATGCGCAATCGCGCAATCACTGACGTGTTCGAGCCTGGTTCTACCATGAAGCCAATCTCCATGACGGCTGCGCTAGACAGTGGTCGGTGGAAGCCGACCGATAAAGTTGAGGTTTACCCTGGAACGCTGCAGATCGGTAAATACACGATTCGCGACGTGACAAGAACCGAGGGGCCTATCCTCGATCTGACCGGTATCTTAATCAACTCCAGTAACGTAGGCATGAGCAAGGTAGCCTTCGATATTGGGGGTGAAGCAATTTTCCATGCCATGCAGCGAGTCGGCTTGGGACAATACACCGGCCTGGGTTTTCCCGGCGAACGTGTGGGCAATCTTCCAAACTACCGCGAATGGCGCAAAGCCGAGACCGCAACCCTGTCGTACGGCTACGGCCTGTCGATCACCGCGTTGCAGTTGGTGCATGCTTACGCCGCCATTGCGAACAACGGGCGCATTGTGCCGTTGACCATCCTTAAAGCTGATACGCCACCGGTCGCGGTTCAAGCAATCCCGGAAGCAACCGCGAAAACCGTACAGGGCATGATGCAGCAAGTGATCGAAGATCCTCGCGGTGTATACCGTGCTCGGGTGCCGTCCTATCACGTGGCAGGCAAGAGCGGCACTGCGCGTAAAACAGTGTCGGGCACCAAGGGTTATGAAGAAAACGCGTATCGCTCGCTATTCGCTGGCTTTGGCCCGATGAGCAATCCTCGCTACGCCATCGTTGTAGTAATTGATGAACCGGGCAAGGCGGGCTACTACGGTGGTCTGGTGTCGGCCCCAGTGTTCAGCAAGGTCATGTCGGGCACGCTTCGGCTGATGAACGTCACCCCGGATAATTTGGCGGCGACGCCAACGCAGGAGCAAGTGAATGCTGTGCCCGCTGTTAAAGGAGGGCGTGGTTAA
- the ftsL gene encoding cell division protein FtsL, which produces MSQLVLKPLPTGSFFMLLLFIAVLVSAIGVAYSAHWNRQLLNSLYSELSVRDKAQAEWGRLILEQSTWTAHSRIETLATEQLHMRIPSAAEVRMVAP; this is translated from the coding sequence GTGAGCCAGCTCGTCCTTAAGCCTTTGCCTACCGGCAGTTTCTTTATGCTGCTGTTGTTCATTGCCGTACTGGTTTCGGCGATTGGCGTGGCATACAGCGCCCATTGGAACCGGCAGTTATTGAACTCGCTTTACAGTGAGCTGAGTGTGCGCGACAAAGCTCAGGCCGAATGGGGCCGGTTGATTCTTGAGCAAAGCACCTGGACAGCGCACAGCCGTATCGAAACGCTGGCCACCGAACAACTGCATATGCGTATCCCAAGCGCTGCTGAAGTTCGAATGGTGGCCCCATGA
- the rsmH gene encoding 16S rRNA (cytosine(1402)-N(4))-methyltransferase RsmH — MTSGFTHITVLLEEAVEALAVRTDGCYLDGTFGRGGHSRLILQHLGPDGRLLGFDKDPQAIATGQALAAEDGRFVVVQRSFAELGAEVESRGLAGKINGVLLDLGVSSPQLDDPERGFSFMNDGPLDMRMDPSRGVSAAEFIATASAEEIARVFKEYGEERFAKRMANAVVLRRETQRFERTGDLAEVLKVANPAWEKGKNPATRAFQGLRIHVNNELGDLEAGLEAALETLEVGGRLVVISFHSLEDRIVKLFMRKLAKGETDTMPRDLPIRFQAFDPKIKIHGKAQFASEAETKANPRSRSAVMRVAEKLK; from the coding sequence ATGACTAGCGGCTTTACCCACATCACCGTACTGCTCGAAGAAGCCGTAGAGGCTCTCGCGGTACGTACCGATGGCTGCTATTTGGATGGTACATTCGGCCGCGGCGGCCACAGTCGCCTGATATTGCAGCATCTTGGCCCTGACGGGCGTTTGCTGGGATTTGACAAAGATCCTCAAGCGATTGCCACAGGGCAAGCGCTAGCGGCCGAAGACGGCCGCTTTGTCGTTGTGCAACGCAGCTTTGCTGAGCTGGGCGCTGAAGTTGAAAGTCGCGGTCTGGCGGGCAAGATCAACGGAGTTTTGCTCGACCTTGGCGTCTCATCGCCGCAACTGGACGATCCAGAACGCGGCTTCAGCTTTATGAACGACGGTCCTCTGGATATGCGCATGGACCCTAGTCGCGGCGTCAGCGCTGCCGAGTTCATCGCCACGGCATCCGCGGAAGAAATTGCCCGTGTGTTCAAGGAATATGGCGAGGAGCGTTTCGCCAAGCGCATGGCGAACGCCGTGGTTCTGCGTCGTGAAACCCAACGCTTTGAGCGCACCGGCGACCTTGCTGAGGTGTTGAAGGTTGCTAATCCTGCATGGGAAAAAGGCAAAAATCCGGCGACTCGCGCTTTTCAGGGCCTGCGCATACATGTCAATAACGAACTGGGCGATCTTGAAGCCGGGCTCGAAGCTGCCCTAGAAACGCTTGAAGTTGGCGGACGTTTGGTTGTCATCAGCTTCCACTCGTTGGAAGATCGCATCGTCAAATTGTTCATGCGTAAGCTCGCAAAAGGCGAAACCGACACAATGCCTCGCGATTTACCGATCCGTTTTCAGGCATTCGACCCGAAAATCAAAATCCACGGCAAAGCGCAATTCGCCTCCGAGGCTGAAACCAAGGCCAATCCACGATCGCGCAGTGCTGTGATGCGTGTAGCGGAGAAGCTTAAGTGA
- the mraZ gene encoding division/cell wall cluster transcriptional repressor MraZ codes for MFRGANAINLDAKGRLAMPSRYRDELDSRSAGQLIVTIDAVDPCLCLYPLSEWELIEAKLRDLPTFREENRRLQRLLIGNAVDLELDGSGRFLVPPRLRDYAKLDKRVMLVGQLNKFQLWDEDAWNTLAEADLAAIQQPGAMPDELRDLIL; via the coding sequence GTGTTTCGTGGTGCCAACGCAATCAATCTTGACGCAAAGGGTCGCCTCGCAATGCCGAGCCGGTACCGCGACGAGTTGGATTCGCGCAGTGCCGGGCAGTTAATTGTAACGATTGACGCTGTAGACCCCTGCTTATGCCTGTACCCGTTATCCGAATGGGAACTGATTGAGGCCAAGTTGCGTGACTTGCCGACATTCCGTGAAGAAAACCGTCGCCTGCAGCGGCTGTTGATTGGGAATGCGGTCGATCTGGAACTGGATGGAAGTGGCCGTTTTCTGGTTCCGCCGCGGCTGCGCGATTACGCGAAGTTGGATAAGCGCGTGATGTTGGTTGGCCAGCTAAATAAGTTTCAACTGTGGGACGAGGACGCCTGGAACACGCTTGCTGAAGCGGACCTGGCGGCTATTCAACAACCTGGCGCTATGCCTGATGAACTGCGTGATTTGATCTTGTGA
- the rsmI gene encoding 16S rRNA (cytidine(1402)-2'-O)-methyltransferase yields MTAPGALNSAPGSLYVVATPIGNLDDMSVRALKVLRDVALIAAEDTRHSLRLMQHFGIPTPLAACHEHNEREEGSRFLTRLLAGDDVALISDAGTPLISDPGYHLVRQARAAGIRVVPIPGACALIAALSAAGLPSDRFIFEGFLPAKAVGRRARLELLKSEPRTLIFYEAPHRILECLQDLESVFGPERPALLARELTKTFETLKGLPLSDLRAFVEGDSNQQRGECVVLVAGWTAPENEDVIGADARRILDLLLEEMPLKRAAALAAEITGVRKNLLYQVALEKQKGE; encoded by the coding sequence TTGACTGCTCCAGGTGCTTTGAATTCCGCTCCAGGCTCGCTTTATGTTGTTGCTACGCCTATCGGTAACCTGGATGACATGAGCGTGCGTGCGCTGAAGGTGTTGCGCGACGTGGCGCTAATTGCTGCCGAAGATACTCGTCACTCGTTACGGTTGATGCAGCATTTTGGTATTCCTACGCCACTGGCGGCGTGTCATGAACACAACGAGCGGGAGGAGGGCAGTCGCTTTTTGACACGGCTATTAGCCGGTGATGATGTTGCGCTGATCTCCGATGCGGGCACTCCCCTTATATCCGATCCCGGTTATCACTTGGTGCGGCAAGCGCGTGCAGCGGGCATCCGAGTGGTGCCGATTCCTGGAGCGTGCGCGTTGATCGCCGCGTTGTCGGCGGCCGGGCTGCCTTCCGACCGTTTTATCTTTGAAGGCTTTTTACCCGCTAAAGCGGTTGGCCGCAGGGCTCGACTTGAGTTGCTTAAGAGTGAACCCCGCACGCTGATTTTTTATGAGGCGCCACATCGAATCCTGGAGTGCCTGCAAGATCTTGAATCTGTGTTCGGCCCAGAGCGTCCCGCATTACTGGCACGAGAGCTGACCAAAACCTTTGAAACCCTTAAGGGGCTGCCGTTGTCCGATCTGCGAGCGTTTGTCGAAGGTGACAGCAATCAGCAGCGCGGGGAGTGCGTGGTGTTGGTTGCGGGTTGGACAGCGCCAGAAAATGAAGACGTTATCGGTGCGGACGCACGGCGTATTTTAGATCTCTTGCTGGAGGAGATGCCGCTCAAAAGAGCCGCTGCATTGGCCGCCGAAATTACCGGCGTTCGCAAAAACTTGCTCTATCAGGTAGCGCTGGAAAAGCAAAAAGGCGAATAA
- a CDS encoding penicillin-binding protein activator: MIACLRLFTALCLAALLAACASSPSSTLGELPRTPDASIEQLLEQAAAAKTPDQAASLRLSAADQANRQGDVGRAAKILEQVPVDQLKPAQQVYASTLSAELALGRNQPKVALAALSHPSLLRLGELPIDQQVRTGLVQARALEADGQILAAASQRVFIAPLLKNGDATANHEAIWSLVSQLPPEQLQGSGNGDLAGWLSLALAVKTAGTLEQQQAAIDTWKAQNPQHPAAQQLPLPLIALKALASAPLTKIALLLPQDGPLVSVARALREGFMAAHYQAQQAGQKPPVIQVFDSSRLTSLDDFYRQAKASGVQLVIGPLEKPLVKQLSNRPHLPITTLALNYSDSRQAGPPELFQFGLAAEDEAREVARRAWADGKRSAAAMVPRGEWGDRVLDAFRQSWQALGGTFIVAEHVDQPVALAQQIADMFQLRNVDARAKSLQNTAGAQAPQPTRRQDIDFIFLAATPQLAQQIKPTLVFQYAGDVPVYATSQLFTNSGDQAQYKDLEGIQFCDTPWLLNTSNPLHQQVIAQWPQAAGSLGRLYAMGIDAYRLAPRLTQLKALPDTRLDGESGRLSLGQGQRVERQLPWAQFVGGQVHRLPDTAH; the protein is encoded by the coding sequence ATGATCGCTTGCCTGCGCCTGTTCACCGCCCTTTGTCTCGCTGCCCTGTTGGCGGCGTGTGCCAGTTCGCCGTCGTCGACCCTGGGCGAACTTCCTCGCACGCCCGACGCCAGCATCGAGCAATTGCTCGAACAAGCCGCTGCCGCCAAAACCCCCGATCAAGCCGCGTCGCTAAGGCTGAGCGCGGCCGATCAGGCCAATCGACAAGGGGACGTGGGCCGAGCCGCAAAAATTCTTGAGCAAGTTCCTGTTGATCAGCTCAAACCTGCACAACAGGTCTACGCGAGCACTCTTTCCGCTGAGCTGGCCCTGGGTCGCAACCAACCCAAGGTTGCTCTGGCAGCGCTAAGCCACCCAAGCCTGCTGCGCTTGGGCGAACTGCCTATTGATCAGCAAGTTCGCACCGGCCTTGTTCAGGCGCGCGCACTGGAAGCCGACGGACAAATCCTGGCCGCCGCCAGCCAACGGGTATTTATCGCGCCGCTACTTAAAAACGGCGATGCCACAGCCAACCACGAAGCGATCTGGTCGCTGGTTTCCCAGTTACCGCCTGAGCAACTCCAAGGCTCTGGCAACGGTGACCTTGCGGGCTGGCTGAGCTTGGCCCTGGCGGTAAAAACCGCCGGTACGCTGGAGCAGCAGCAAGCCGCGATCGATACCTGGAAAGCACAAAACCCGCAGCATCCGGCCGCCCAGCAATTACCACTTCCGCTGATTGCCCTCAAGGCATTAGCCAGTGCCCCGCTGACCAAAATTGCGTTGTTACTGCCACAAGACGGCCCGCTAGTTTCGGTGGCCCGGGCACTGCGCGAAGGCTTTATGGCTGCGCACTATCAAGCTCAGCAAGCGGGACAAAAGCCCCCCGTCATCCAAGTGTTCGATAGCTCACGCCTGACTTCGCTTGACGATTTCTACCGTCAGGCCAAAGCGTCCGGCGTGCAACTGGTAATTGGTCCGCTGGAAAAACCACTGGTTAAACAGTTAAGCAACCGTCCACACTTGCCTATTACAACGCTGGCACTTAACTACAGCGATTCTCGTCAAGCGGGGCCACCGGAACTGTTCCAGTTTGGCCTTGCCGCTGAAGACGAAGCCAGGGAAGTGGCGCGCCGCGCCTGGGCCGATGGCAAGCGGAGCGCTGCCGCCATGGTGCCGAGAGGTGAATGGGGTGACCGTGTTCTGGACGCCTTCCGTCAAAGCTGGCAAGCATTAGGCGGCACGTTCATCGTCGCCGAGCACGTAGACCAACCGGTCGCCCTCGCCCAGCAAATTGCTGACATGTTCCAACTGCGCAATGTCGATGCCCGCGCCAAAAGCTTGCAAAATACTGCAGGCGCTCAAGCACCTCAGCCAACGCGTCGCCAAGACATTGATTTTATTTTCCTGGCCGCCACGCCTCAGCTAGCGCAGCAGATCAAACCGACGCTGGTGTTCCAATATGCTGGTGATGTGCCTGTGTATGCGACCTCCCAACTGTTTACTAACAGCGGCGATCAAGCGCAGTACAAGGACTTGGAAGGCATTCAATTCTGCGATACCCCATGGCTGCTGAACACCAGTAATCCGCTGCATCAGCAAGTGATCGCGCAATGGCCACAAGCGGCCGGGAGCCTGGGTCGGTTGTACGCCATGGGAATCGATGCTTATCGCTTGGCACCGCGTCTGACACAACTCAAAGCGTTGCCTGACACTCGCCTGGATGGCGAGTCCGGCAGATTAAGTCTGGGCCAAGGGCAGCGTGTAGAACGGCAACTGCCATGGGCTCAATTTGTCGGCGGCCAGGTTCATCGCCTGCCAGACACCGCGCATTGA
- a CDS encoding YraN family protein: MPVAPHLRAGREAEAFALTYLQQQGLSLIAQNWLCPRGELDLVMLDGDTVVFVEVRYRRHAGWGGALESVDVRKREKLAMAAQYFLQQASHWADSPCRFDVIGINGDPGKEPSLNWLQNAFDS; the protein is encoded by the coding sequence ATACCTGTCGCACCGCATTTGAGGGCCGGGCGTGAGGCTGAGGCATTCGCCCTGACATATCTTCAGCAGCAGGGATTAAGCCTGATCGCGCAGAACTGGTTATGCCCACGCGGCGAACTCGATCTGGTAATGCTTGATGGCGATACAGTAGTATTCGTCGAAGTGCGCTATCGGCGCCACGCAGGCTGGGGTGGCGCGCTTGAAAGCGTCGATGTTCGCAAGCGCGAAAAACTGGCTATGGCCGCTCAATATTTTCTGCAACAAGCGTCACACTGGGCTGACTCACCTTGCCGCTTTGATGTGATTGGCATTAATGGCGACCCTGGCAAGGAACCCTCATTAAATTGGCTCCAAAATGCATTTGACAGCTAG
- a CDS encoding phosphoheptose isomerase: MDMQSRIRQLFQASIDTKQQAMEVLAPYIEQASQVMVNALLNEGKMLSCGNGGSAGDAQHFSSELLNRFERERPSLPAIALTTDTSTITSIANDYSYNEIFSKQIRALGQPGDVLLAISTSGNSANIIQAIQAAHDREMVVVAMTGRDGGNMASLLLPEDVEIRVPSKVTARIQEVHLLAIHCLCDLIDSQLFGSEE, encoded by the coding sequence ATGGACATGCAATCCCGAATTCGCCAGCTTTTCCAAGCCAGTATCGACACCAAACAGCAGGCGATGGAGGTTCTTGCACCCTACATTGAGCAAGCCAGCCAAGTGATGGTCAATGCGCTGCTCAATGAAGGTAAAATGCTTTCTTGCGGCAATGGCGGCTCTGCGGGTGACGCTCAGCATTTTTCTTCGGAATTGCTCAACCGCTTTGAACGTGAGCGCCCTAGCCTGCCGGCCATTGCGCTAACCACCGACACCTCAACCATTACCTCGATTGCCAACGATTACAGCTACAACGAAATCTTTTCCAAACAGATCCGTGCGCTGGGTCAGCCGGGCGATGTGCTGCTAGCTATTTCCACCAGCGGTAACTCGGCCAACATTATTCAAGCCATCCAGGCCGCACATGATCGGGAAATGGTTGTCGTAGCTATGACCGGTCGCGACGGTGGCAACATGGCGTCGCTGCTGCTGCCGGAGGACGTGGAGATCCGCGTTCCGTCCAAAGTCACTGCACGTATTCAAGAAGTCCACCTGCTGGCGATCCACTGCCTCTGCGATCTGATCGACAGCCAACTGTTCGGGAGTGAAGAATGA